In a genomic window of Erigeron canadensis isolate Cc75 chromosome 5, C_canadensis_v1, whole genome shotgun sequence:
- the LOC122598879 gene encoding uncharacterized protein LOC122598879: MEQPEENASTSSVYAFDGNKLKRAIDCIDPFGKKKIFVERSVDNLKSVAANPMCTAHTFGVNMSKRTVDHMDLFAIPNTCQTQTFMEKPSNHEDCASLKTMYTGYEFDANKSTRNMDYMNPFSVPDNSEISRFMGQPIKCEEGASSSPLYTAYTFDSDKSNGATDHMDPFAVKNWGQELYLTKYGSAIKDFEDHLLRKQMMMQRRVPSLHADLVETNPVKDISIADLVRNAVMCHDISVPDAALIAVSDVNEPISARPFQPYRDIILNKPDGQCLMKQFLEGGYVHDQLSLGNSRGEGEGVAENHLNTSVVSADKENKDRNIDSDVEAAKKHDKGEYASVQPDSKHIASFHLNKSTQGDEYERNLAVKGTLGFSTDEVFKSRQDLMDWVQDVGRSLGYVIVTKRSKSKRGYMSKVNLKCDRGGIFKSKSSIRTTGSKKINCPFELVGKYYKVNDLWVLEVICEKHNHEPALDMEGHPHAKRLSKDEARLVGDLLNKNVKPQEILSTLKEQNTYNVSTMRTIYNARHKFRRTEHAETSMGLPISDEESVSLSPVYTEYASDANKSENTIGHTDPSRILNTCVTCEHGLGQEGVYADNQFLTGSSGGEGEGIEENRVDTDVKSVDKEDKDRNIDSDVEVANKHDKGEYVGVHPDSKHIASFHPNKSTQGDENERNLATKGTSGFSRDKVFKSCQDLLDWVQNVGRSLGYVIVTKRSKSQSGYMSKVNLMCDRGGICKSKSSITSIRSKKINCPFELVGKYYKVNDLWVLQVICGKHNHEPALDMEGHPYAMRLSEDEARLVGDLSNKNVKPQEILSVLKEQNTDNLSTLKTIYNARQKFRRTEHAEKSMGLPEKSASSSQVYTENASDTNKPESTIDHTDPSRILNTCEIKAFMEQSIKHVESASTNPTRTAYIFDSNKSKGTIDNVDPSTSPTTCEIKTFKEQLINNVENASRNRISSTKAFDASKSKRSMGQKDLFAIRNTETFMEQLINNEKSAYRNPMYTAYAFDANKLTRGSDFMDPFAIPSSCEIKTFMAQGQPIKREDGVSLSPFYAAYAFDADKLKRTIDNMDPFAIEN; encoded by the exons atggaacaacccgaagaaaatgcATCTACGAGCTCTGTGTATGCATTTGATGGAAACAAGTTGAAAAGAGCTATTGACTGTATCGATCCGTTTGGAAAAAAAA AAATTTTTGTGGAACGATCTGTCGACAATTTAAAAAGTGTAGCTGCAAACCCCATGTGCACTGCACACACATTTGGTGTGAACATGTCGAAGAGAACTGTTGATCACATGGATCTATTTGCGATCCCAAACACTTGTCAAACAC AAACATTCATGGAAAAACCAAGTAACCATGAAGACTGTGCATCTCTGAAGACAATGTACACTGGATATGAATTTGATGCAAACAAGTCGACGAGAAATATGGATTACATGAATCCATTTTCAGTCCCAGACAACTCTGAAATAA GTAGATTCATGGGGCAGCCGATCAAGTGTGAAGAAGGAGCATCCTCAAGTCCACTGTACACAGCATACACGTTTGATTCTGACAAGTCGAATGGAGCTACAGATCATATGGATCCCTTTGCTGTTAAGAACTGGGGGCAAGAactttatttaacaaaatatgGGTCTgctataaaagattttgaagatCATTTGCTAAGAAAACAGATGATGATGCAAAGAAGGGTTCCCTCACTTCATGCTGATTTAGTAGAGACAAATCCGGTGAAGGATATTTCCATTGCAGATCTTGTTAGGAATGCGGTTATGTGTCATGATATAAGTGTACCAGATGCTGCTCTTATAGCTGTCTCAGATGTTAATGAACCCATATCTGCGAGGCCTTTTCAACCTTATCGAGACATAATCTTAAATAAGCCTGATGGGCAGTGTTTGATGAAACAGTTTTTG GAGGGTGGTTATGTTCACGACCAACTTTCACTGGGAAATAGTAGAGGAGAAGGAGAAGGTGTAGCAGAAAATCATTTGAATACTTCTGTTGTGTCGGCAgataaagaaaacaaagatAGGAACATTGATAGTGATGTAGAAGCTGCAAAAAAACATGATAAAGGTGAATATGCAAGTGTTCAACCTGATTCAAAACATATTGCAAGTTTTCACCTAAACAAATCAACCCAAGGTGATGAATATGAAAGAAATTTGGCTGTCAAGGGCACATTAGGTTTTTCTACCGACGAG GTATTTAAGTCTCGTCAAGATTTAATGGATTGGGTGCAAGATGTGGGCCGTTCTCTTGGTTATGTTATTGTCACCAAAAGATCCAAGTCAAAACGTGGATACATGTCTAAAGTTAATCTTAAGTGTGATCGTGGTGGTATATTCAAAAGTAAAAGCTCCATTAGAACTACTGGGAGCAAAAAAATTAATTGCCCATTCGAATTGGTCGGAAAATACTATAAGGTGAATGATTTGTGGGTATTAGAGGTGATATGTGAGAAACATAATCATGAACCTGCATTAGACATGGAGGGTCATCCACATGCAAAGCGATTGTCTAAAGATGAAGCTCGTTTGGTGGGTGATTTGTTAAACAAGAATGTGAAACCACAAGAAATTCTATCAACATTGAAGGagcaaaatacatataatgtgTCCACAATGAGAACCATTTACAATGCACGGCATAAGTTTCGGCGGACCGAACATGCAG AAACATCTATGGGACTACCCATCAGTGATGAAGAAAGTGTATCTCTGAGTCCAGTGTACACCGAGTATGCATCTGATGCAAACAAGTCAGAAAACACTATTGGTCACACGGATCCGTCTAGGATACTGAATACGTGTGTAACATGTGAGCATGGGCTAGGCCAG GAGGGCGTTTATGCTGACAACCAATTTCTAACGGGGAGTAGCGGAGGAGAAGGAGAAGGCATTGAAGAGAATCGTGTGGATACTGATGTCAAGTCGGTAGATAAAGAAGACAAAGACAGGAACATTGATAGTGATGTAGAGGTTGCAAATAAACATGATAAAGGTGAATATGTAGGTGTGCACCCTGATTCAAAGCATATCGCGAGTTTTCACCCAAACAAATCAACCCAAGGtgatgaaaatgaaagaaatttgGCCACCAAGGGCACATCAGGTTTTTCTAGGGACAAG GTATTTAAGTCTTGTCAAGATTTACTGGATTGGGTGCAAAATGTGGGCCGTTCTCTTGGTTATGTTATTGTCACCAAAAGATCCAAGTCACAAAGTGGATACATGTCTAAAGTTAATCTTATGTGTGATCGTGGTGGTATATGCAAAAGTAAAAGCTCCATTACAAGTATTAGGAGCAAAAAGATAAACTGCCCATTCGAATTGGTTGGAAAATACTATAAGGTGAATGATTTGTGGGTATTACAGGTAATATGTGGAAAACATAATCATGAACCTGCATTAGACATGGAGGGTCATCCATACGCAATGCGATTGTCTGAAGATGAAGCTCGTTTGGTTGGAGATTTATCAAATAAGAACGTGAAACCACAAGAAATTCTATCAGTATTGAAGGAGCAAAACACAGATAATTTGTCTACGCTGAAAACCATTTACAATGCACGGCAAAAGTTTCGTAGGACCGAACATGCAG AAAAATCCATGGGACTACCTGAAAAAAGTGCATCTTCGAGTCAAGTATACACTGAGAATGCATCTGATACAAATAAGCCGGAGAGCACTATTGATCATACGGATCCGTCTAGAATACTGAACACGTGTGAAATAA AAGCATTTATGGAACAATCGATCAAGCATGTAGAGAGTGCATCCACAAACCCAACGCGTACTGCATACATATTTGATTCAAACAAGTCAAAGGGAACTATTGATAATGTGGATCCATCTACATCCCCAACCACATGTGAAATAa AAACATTCAAGGAACAACTAATCAACAATGTAGAAAATGCATCTAGAAACCGAATTTCTTCTACAAAGGCATTTGATGCAAGCAAGTCAAAGAGAAGTATGGGTCAGAAGGATTTATTTGCAATCCGAAACACTG AAACTTTCATGGAACAACTGATCAACAATGAGAAAAGTGCATATCGGAACCCAATGTATACTGCATATGCATTTGATGCAAACAAGTTGACCAGAGGTTCTGATTTCATGGATCCTTTTGCAATCCCTAGCAGCTGTGAAATAA AAACATTT